The Carnobacterium sp. 17-4 genome has a window encoding:
- a CDS encoding glycosyltransferase family 2 protein produces the protein MNEPLISVVIPTFDRPFFLKRAIESVIKQDYKNIEIVVVVDGFSARTGEYIEQAKKMSNIEINLIQTNTKVGGSEARNIGVKKANGELIGLLDDDDEWFSDKLSSQMDLINKNQLSIDDDFLCFTSLERYKKPNQKKYDKLPNVDYKNSGKKTISDYLFETKGLKNIGFIQTSTVLVPKHILIETPFTKGLIKHQDWDWLLNVDNSYDLTIIQVEDPKIIYHSDVPMDSRVGYINRWNFTEQWLETHKEFFSKLAYESFILNYILLGIASDKNLSRTQRRLEIKIRYQNLSVTTKFRPYTWKIIIYMMKNND, from the coding sequence ATGAATGAACCACTAATTAGTGTTGTAATACCTACATTTGATAGACCGTTCTTTTTAAAAAGAGCAATTGAGAGCGTTATTAAACAAGACTATAAAAATATAGAGATTGTCGTTGTTGTGGATGGATTCTCTGCTAGAACTGGAGAATATATTGAACAAGCTAAAAAAATGAGTAATATAGAAATTAATTTGATTCAAACAAATACTAAAGTTGGTGGAAGTGAAGCAAGAAATATAGGTGTAAAAAAAGCTAATGGAGAATTAATAGGTCTGTTAGACGATGATGATGAATGGTTTAGTGATAAATTAAGTAGTCAGATGGATTTAATTAATAAAAATCAATTGTCAATTGATGATGATTTTCTATGCTTTACGTCACTAGAAAGATATAAAAAGCCAAATCAAAAAAAATATGATAAATTACCAAATGTTGATTATAAAAATAGCGGTAAAAAAACAATTTCCGACTATTTATTTGAAACAAAAGGATTAAAAAATATAGGATTTATTCAAACTTCAACCGTGCTTGTTCCCAAACACATTCTGATTGAAACGCCTTTTACTAAAGGACTGATCAAGCATCAGGATTGGGACTGGTTGCTAAATGTCGATAATAGCTATGATTTAACAATAATACAAGTTGAAGATCCAAAGATAATTTATCATTCTGATGTACCCATGGATTCTAGAGTTGGGTATATTAATAGATGGAACTTTACTGAACAGTGGTTAGAAACCCATAAAGAATTTTTCTCAAAACTAGCGTATGAAAGTTTTATATTAAACTATATTCTACTTGGTATTGCTTCTGACAAAAATCTTAGCAGAACACAAAGAAGACTAGAAATAAAAATAAGATATCAAAATTTATCTGTAACAACTAAATTTAGACCATATACTTGGAAAATTATTATTTATATGATGAAAAATAATGATTAG